In Streptomyces sp. NBC_00704, a genomic segment contains:
- a CDS encoding ATP-binding protein encodes MITNPSRHCMVELQALPSRIGQVRRIVSAQLRYWHMDPLIDRAALGVTELLTNVHLHAQPDKTCVVELELLLDRLTVSVRDRDPRLPVMGSAEQEALATCGRGLAMVAAVSESWGARPDGESGKVVWFTLPAPSATREVSARPTRRTPREQTVPLFAEVGPVDDLVPAHAPARPAVVG; translated from the coding sequence GTGATCACCAACCCAAGCAGGCACTGCATGGTGGAGCTTCAGGCCCTGCCGTCGCGGATCGGACAGGTCCGCAGAATCGTATCGGCGCAACTGCGCTACTGGCACATGGACCCGCTGATAGACCGGGCCGCGCTCGGTGTGACGGAGCTGCTGACCAACGTCCACCTGCACGCCCAGCCCGACAAGACGTGCGTCGTGGAGCTGGAGCTGCTGCTGGACCGGCTCACCGTCTCCGTGCGGGACCGCGATCCGCGACTGCCCGTCATGGGCTCCGCCGAGCAGGAGGCCCTCGCCACCTGCGGACGCGGACTCGCCATGGTGGCCGCGGTGAGCGAGAGCTGGGGCGCCCGGCCCGACGGGGAGTCCGGCAAGGTCGTGTGGTTCACGCTGCCCGCGCCCAGCGCCACCCGCGAGGTGTCGGCGCGGCCGACCCGGCGCACCCCCAGGGAGCAGACCGTGCCGCTGTTCGCGGAGGTCGGCCCCGTCGACGACCTGGTGCCCGCCCACGCCCCCGCCCGGCCGGCCGTCGTCGGCTGA
- a CDS encoding DeoR/GlpR family DNA-binding transcription regulator: MSENQNLLAEQRRALILDEVRRRGGVRVNELTRKLGVSDMTVRRDLDALARQGVLEKVHGGAVPVMEASTHEPGFEAKSGLELTAKEDIAKAAAQLVTPGSAIALSGGTTTFALAHHLVDLPDLTVVTNSVRVADVFHVAQRSSGPRQGAATVVLTGGVRTPSDSLVGPVADQAIAALHFDVLFLGVHGISAEAGLSTPNLAEAETNRRLVQSARRVVVVADHTKWGVVGLSSFAALEQVDTLVTDAGLPGAARVEISEQLRRLVVAGEPDEDADI, translated from the coding sequence GTGAGTGAGAATCAGAACCTCCTCGCGGAGCAGCGCCGCGCCCTCATCCTGGACGAGGTCCGTCGCCGTGGCGGCGTCCGCGTCAACGAGCTGACGCGCAAGCTCGGCGTGTCGGACATGACGGTGCGCCGCGACCTGGACGCGCTGGCCCGCCAGGGCGTCCTGGAGAAGGTTCACGGCGGCGCGGTCCCGGTGATGGAGGCGAGCACGCACGAGCCGGGCTTCGAGGCGAAGTCGGGCCTGGAGCTGACCGCCAAGGAGGACATCGCCAAGGCGGCGGCGCAGCTCGTCACCCCGGGCAGCGCGATCGCGCTGTCGGGCGGCACGACGACGTTCGCGCTGGCGCACCACCTGGTGGATCTGCCGGACCTGACGGTGGTCACCAACTCGGTGCGGGTGGCGGACGTCTTCCATGTGGCGCAGCGCTCCTCCGGTCCGCGGCAGGGCGCGGCCACGGTCGTGCTGACCGGCGGGGTGCGCACGCCGTCGGACTCGCTGGTGGGTCCGGTGGCCGACCAGGCCATCGCCGCGCTCCACTTCGACGTGCTGTTCCTCGGCGTGCACGGCATATCGGCGGAGGCCGGTCTGTCGACGCCGAACCTGGCGGAGGCGGAGACCAACCGGCGTCTGGTGCAGTCGGCGCGGCGCGTGGTGGTGGTCGCGGACCACACCAAGTGGGGTGTGGTGGGGCTGAGTTCGTTCGCCGCGCTGGAGCAGGTGGACACGCTGGTGACCGACGCGGGGCTGCCGGGCGCGGCGCGCGTGGAGATCTCGGAGCAGCTGCGGCGGCTGGTCGTCGCGGGCGAGCCCGACGAGGATGCAGACATCTGA
- a CDS encoding PLP-dependent cysteine synthase family protein — protein MTTSPPARTGATLDVDRSDSAYRDWLKEAVRKVQADANRSADTHLLRFPLPERWGIDLYLKDESTHPTGSLKHRLARSLFLYGLCNGWIRPDRPVIEASSGSTAVSEAYFAKLIGVPFIAVMPRTTSAEKIRLIEFHGGRCHFVDDSRTMYEESARLAADSGGHYMDQFTYAERATDWRGNNNIAESIFRQLELERFPEPAWIVATAGTGGTSATLARFIHYTQRDTRVCVADPENSCFFEGWTTGDPDVTCDCGSRIEGIGRPRMEPSFVPGAVDRMMKVPDAASVAAVRALEQAIGRKAGGSTGTGLWSALKIVAEMVADGRRGSVVTLLCDPGDRYLDKYYSDAWLAEQGLDIAPYTAAIESLLATGVWPR, from the coding sequence GTGACCACCTCCCCGCCCGCCAGGACCGGCGCCACCCTCGATGTCGACCGCAGCGACAGCGCCTACCGCGACTGGCTGAAAGAGGCCGTCCGCAAGGTGCAGGCCGACGCCAACCGCTCGGCCGACACGCACCTGCTGCGCTTCCCGCTGCCCGAGCGGTGGGGCATCGACCTCTATCTCAAGGACGAGTCGACCCACCCCACCGGCAGCCTCAAGCACCGGCTCGCCCGCTCCCTCTTCCTCTACGGTCTGTGCAACGGCTGGATCCGGCCGGACCGCCCGGTGATCGAGGCGTCCAGCGGCTCGACGGCCGTGTCGGAGGCCTACTTCGCGAAGCTGATCGGCGTGCCCTTCATCGCCGTCATGCCGCGTACGACGAGCGCGGAGAAGATCCGCCTGATCGAGTTCCACGGCGGCCGGTGCCACTTCGTCGACGACTCGCGCACCATGTACGAGGAGTCGGCCCGTCTCGCGGCGGACAGCGGCGGCCACTACATGGACCAGTTCACCTACGCCGAGCGGGCCACGGACTGGCGCGGGAACAACAACATCGCCGAATCCATCTTCCGCCAGCTCGAGCTGGAGCGTTTTCCGGAGCCCGCGTGGATCGTCGCCACGGCCGGCACCGGCGGCACCTCCGCGACCCTCGCGCGCTTCATCCACTACACGCAGCGCGACACCCGCGTCTGCGTCGCCGACCCGGAGAACTCGTGCTTCTTCGAGGGCTGGACCACCGGCGATCCGGACGTCACCTGCGACTGCGGCTCACGCATCGAGGGCATCGGCCGCCCCCGTATGGAACCCAGCTTCGTGCCCGGTGCCGTCGACCGGATGATGAAGGTCCCCGACGCGGCCAGCGTCGCCGCCGTGCGCGCGCTGGAACAGGCCATCGGCCGCAAGGCGGGCGGCTCCACGGGCACCGGACTGTGGAGCGCGCTCAAGATCGTCGCCGAGATGGTGGCGGACGGCCGCCGGGGCAGCGTGGTCACCCTGCTGTGCGACCCGGGCGACCGCTACCTCGACAAGTACTACTCCGACGCCTGGCTCGCCGAACAGGGCCTGGACATCGCCCCCTACACGGCCGCGATCGAGTCACTGCTGGCCACCGGCGTATGGCCGCGGTGA
- a CDS encoding DUF1272 domain-containing protein produces the protein MALEMRDHCERCTTTTLPPGAAARICSYECTYCVPCAETLRDVCPNCGGELTPRPRRAATAA, from the coding sequence ATGGCCCTGGAGATGCGCGACCACTGCGAGCGGTGCACGACGACCACCCTGCCGCCCGGCGCGGCGGCCCGGATCTGCTCCTACGAGTGCACGTACTGCGTGCCGTGCGCCGAGACCCTGCGGGACGTCTGCCCCAACTGCGGTGGCGAACTCACGCCCCGGCCCCGCCGGGCGGCCACCGCCGCCTGA
- a CDS encoding SRPBCC family protein: MVRRLRPEGLDFVDTAPVRMVFARDMRAPVERVYRALADDVRGWPEWFTAVTAVEALDGGAGREVRLRGGARFRETVLAAKPSELYAYRVDATNVPGMRALVEEWRLAPAGAGAGARVRWTFAVDGTAVFRGGARLARPGLGRSFREAVAALDRKLAR; this comes from the coding sequence ATGGTCCGTCGTCTGCGCCCTGAAGGGCTCGACTTCGTCGACACCGCTCCCGTGCGCATGGTCTTCGCCCGCGACATGCGCGCGCCCGTCGAACGGGTCTACCGGGCGCTCGCGGACGACGTCCGCGGCTGGCCCGAATGGTTCACGGCCGTGACCGCCGTCGAGGCGCTGGACGGCGGCGCGGGGCGCGAGGTGCGGCTGCGGGGCGGCGCCCGGTTCCGGGAGACGGTCCTCGCGGCGAAGCCGTCGGAGCTGTACGCGTATCGCGTGGACGCCACCAACGTGCCGGGGATGCGGGCGCTCGTCGAGGAGTGGCGGCTCGCGCCCGCCGGCGCCGGCGCCGGCGCCCGGGTGCGGTGGACGTTCGCGGTGGACGGGACGGCGGTGTTCCGGGGTGGGGCGCGGCTGGCCCGGCCGGGGCTCGGGCGGTCGTTCCGGGAGGCCGTCGCCGCCCTGGACAGGAAGCTCGCCAGGTGA
- a CDS encoding SHOCT domain-containing protein — protein MNTLANWGGGGPGPWILFLPLIWAAVVVGVVTFVRRTVGRGRRGPWNPMDRPAGDSPLAVLGRRFASGEIDEDEYWRRVSVLDEQFGRPGR, from the coding sequence ATGAACACCCTGGCGAACTGGGGCGGCGGCGGGCCCGGCCCCTGGATCCTGTTCCTTCCGCTGATCTGGGCGGCCGTCGTCGTCGGCGTGGTCACCTTCGTGCGCCGCACGGTCGGGCGAGGCCGTCGCGGGCCCTGGAACCCGATGGACCGTCCCGCGGGCGACTCCCCGCTCGCCGTGCTCGGCCGGCGCTTCGCCTCCGGCGAGATCGACGAGGACGAGTACTGGCGCCGGGTGTCGGTCCTGGACGAGCAGTTCGGCCGGCCCGGCCGCTGA